The Rhodococcus sp. X156 genome window below encodes:
- a CDS encoding FUSC family protein yields the protein MLRRLFDRLHPALQTRVRRLRATELAVLQCALAAGLAWFLARDVVGHAEPFFAPIAAVVCLGVSLGARLRRAVELVAGVSVGILVGDLLISVIGSGAWQISVVVLLAMTTALLLDGGGVFTLQAGTSAVLVATLLPPGGSAGVNRFVDALVGGVVGIVVMSLIPADPVRSARSDVAKVLDELIASLHLVARGLTDAEEAPVLEALRRARSTQGSLDSLRANLAAGRELARIAPLRWRSRQRLAQLDATATPLDNTARNLRVLARRSLAAVRDHEQVEPRLVAQVEGTAAAMATLRAAVCSAREEVPELGPAALQLRQVAAGLTSDLGASGGLSVRVVVGQLRSAVVDLLRVAGASRVSALASLPPTVEHPAVPPDVENLDR from the coding sequence GTGCTGCGGCGTCTGTTCGACCGGCTGCACCCGGCTCTGCAGACCCGGGTGCGGCGGCTGCGCGCCACCGAGCTGGCGGTGCTGCAGTGCGCCCTGGCCGCTGGGCTGGCCTGGTTCCTGGCCCGCGACGTCGTCGGTCACGCGGAGCCGTTCTTCGCGCCCATCGCCGCCGTGGTGTGCCTGGGGGTCTCCCTGGGTGCCCGGCTGCGCCGCGCCGTCGAGCTGGTGGCCGGGGTCAGCGTGGGCATCCTGGTGGGCGACCTGCTGATCTCGGTGATCGGCAGCGGCGCCTGGCAGATCAGCGTGGTGGTGCTGCTAGCCATGACCACCGCGCTGCTGCTCGACGGCGGCGGGGTGTTCACCCTGCAGGCCGGCACCTCGGCCGTGCTGGTCGCCACCCTGCTGCCGCCGGGGGGCTCAGCCGGCGTCAACCGCTTCGTGGACGCCCTCGTCGGTGGTGTCGTGGGCATCGTGGTGATGTCGCTGATACCGGCCGACCCGGTGCGCTCGGCCCGCAGCGACGTGGCCAAGGTGCTCGACGAGCTGATCGCCTCGCTGCACCTGGTGGCCCGCGGACTCACCGACGCCGAGGAGGCGCCCGTGCTCGAGGCGCTGCGCCGGGCGCGGTCCACCCAGGGCAGCCTCGACAGCCTGCGCGCCAACCTCGCCGCCGGGCGAGAGCTGGCCCGCATCGCCCCGCTGCGCTGGCGCTCGCGGCAGCGCCTGGCCCAGCTGGACGCCACCGCCACCCCGCTGGACAACACCGCCCGCAACCTGCGGGTGCTGGCCCGGCGGTCGCTGGCGGCGGTGCGCGACCACGAGCAGGTCGAGCCGCGGCTGGTGGCGCAGGTGGAGGGCACCGCTGCGGCGATGGCCACGCTGCGGGCCGCGGTGTGCTCCGCGCGCGAGGAGGTGCCCGAGCTGGGCCCCGCGGCACTGCAGCTGCGGCAGGTGGCGGCCGGGCTGACCAGCGACCTCGGAGCCAGCGGTGGTCTGTCGGTGCGGGTGGTGGTCGGTCAGCTGCGCTCCGCCGTGGTGGACCTGCTGCGGGTGGCCGGGGCCAGCCGCGTCTCGGCGCTGGCCAGCCTGCCGCCCACGGTCGAGCACCCCGCCGTTCCGCCGGACGTGGAGAACCTGGACCGCTGA
- a CDS encoding DUF3151 domain-containing protein, protein MTYPDLLGPQPTLLPGDPEAEAALREGTDPVAVAAEHPAASIAWATLAEGALEAGEPVTAYAFARTGYHRGLDQLRRNGWKGFGPVPYSHEPNRGFLRAVAALTKAATAIGETDEQARCLTLLNDCDPEAAVQLGLA, encoded by the coding sequence ATGACCTACCCCGATCTGCTTGGCCCCCAGCCCACCCTGCTGCCCGGCGACCCCGAGGCGGAAGCCGCTCTGCGCGAGGGCACCGACCCCGTGGCCGTGGCCGCCGAGCACCCCGCCGCCAGCATCGCCTGGGCCACCCTCGCCGAGGGCGCCCTCGAGGCCGGCGAGCCCGTCACCGCCTACGCCTTCGCCCGGACCGGCTACCACCGTGGTCTGGACCAGCTGCGCCGCAACGGCTGGAAGGGCTTCGGCCCGGTGCCGTACTCGCACGAGCCCAACCGTGGCTTCCTGCGCGCCGTGGCCGCGCTGACCAAGGCCGCCACCGCCATCGGCGAGACCGACGAGCAGGCTCGCTGCCTGACGCTGCTCAACGACTGCGATCCCGAGGCCGCCGTGCAGCTCGGCCTCGCCTGA
- the fbaA gene encoding class II fructose-bisphosphate aldolase has product MPIATPEVYADMLDRAKAGSFAYPAINCTSSETINAALKGFADAGSDGIIQFSTGGAEFGSGTGVKDMVTGAVALAEFAHVVAEKYSINVALHTDHCPKDKLDSYVRPLIAISKERVDAGRNPLFQSHMWDGSAVPLEENLEIAKDLLAATAAARIILEVEIGVVGGEEDGVDNEINDKLYTTADDYLKTVEALGGGDTGSRYLLAATFGNVHGVYKPGNVKLRPEVLAEGQRVAAEKLGLPADAKPFDLVFHGGSGSLLSEIHEALGYGVIKMNVDTDTQYAFTRPIAGHMLGNYDGVLKIDGEVGNKKVYDPRSYLKKAEGGMAARVVEACENLRSAGQSKG; this is encoded by the coding sequence ATGCCGATCGCCACCCCAGAGGTCTACGCCGACATGCTCGACCGGGCCAAGGCCGGCTCGTTCGCCTACCCGGCCATCAACTGCACGTCCTCGGAGACGATCAACGCCGCGCTGAAGGGCTTCGCCGACGCCGGCAGCGACGGCATCATCCAGTTCTCCACCGGTGGCGCGGAGTTCGGCTCGGGCACCGGGGTGAAGGACATGGTCACCGGGGCCGTGGCGCTGGCGGAGTTCGCGCACGTCGTGGCCGAGAAGTACTCCATCAACGTGGCGCTGCACACCGACCACTGCCCCAAGGACAAGCTGGACAGCTACGTCCGCCCGCTCATCGCCATCAGCAAGGAGCGCGTGGACGCCGGGCGCAACCCGCTGTTCCAGTCGCACATGTGGGACGGCTCCGCGGTGCCGCTGGAGGAGAACCTGGAGATCGCCAAGGACCTGCTGGCCGCCACCGCGGCCGCGCGGATCATCCTGGAGGTGGAGATCGGCGTGGTCGGTGGCGAGGAGGACGGCGTCGACAACGAGATCAACGACAAGCTGTACACCACCGCGGACGACTACCTGAAGACCGTCGAGGCGCTCGGCGGCGGCGACACCGGCTCGCGCTACCTGCTGGCCGCCACCTTCGGCAACGTGCACGGCGTCTACAAGCCGGGCAACGTCAAGCTGCGCCCGGAGGTGCTCGCCGAGGGTCAGCGGGTGGCCGCGGAGAAGCTCGGCCTGCCCGCCGACGCCAAGCCCTTCGACCTGGTCTTCCACGGCGGCTCGGGCTCGCTGCTGTCGGAGATCCACGAGGCGCTGGGCTACGGCGTCATCAAGATGAACGTGGACACCGACACCCAGTACGCCTTCACCCGCCCCATCGCCGGGCACATGCTCGGCAACTACGACGGCGTGCTCAAGATCGACGGCGAGGTGGGCAACAAGAAGGTCTACGACCCGCGCAGCTACCTCAAGAAGGCCGAGGGTGGCATGGCCGCCCGCGTCGTCGAGGCCTGCGAGAACCTCCGCTCGGCTGGTCAGTCGAAGGGCTGA
- a CDS encoding VTT domain-containing protein, translating into MTPASTAVLSVGPEFIQPNYLLENFGFAGLLTVVFVECALLFGFFLPGDSLLFTAGLISTGDAVLAGHPVPSIAPVWLLMLTVPIAAIAGDQVGYFIGRKAGPAIFNREDSRFFKRKYVADAHEFFDKHGPKAIILARFVPIVRTFMPVTAGVAKMRYRTFVTYNIVGGVLWGAGVILLGRLLGNVDFVSKNIEAILLLIVALSVVPILVEVLRNRRASTRARTQADAAVRADAASAAVPTDDASAQDESGGTARGTAAV; encoded by the coding sequence GTGACCCCAGCCAGCACCGCCGTCCTGTCCGTGGGCCCGGAGTTCATCCAGCCGAACTACCTCCTCGAGAACTTCGGCTTCGCCGGACTGCTGACCGTGGTCTTCGTGGAGTGCGCCCTGCTCTTCGGCTTCTTCCTCCCGGGCGACTCGCTGCTGTTCACCGCCGGGCTCATCTCCACCGGGGACGCGGTGCTCGCCGGGCACCCGGTGCCCTCGATCGCCCCGGTGTGGCTGCTGATGCTCACGGTGCCGATCGCGGCCATCGCCGGTGACCAGGTCGGCTACTTCATCGGCCGCAAGGCCGGGCCGGCCATCTTCAACCGGGAGGACTCCCGGTTCTTCAAGCGCAAGTACGTGGCTGACGCGCACGAGTTCTTCGACAAGCACGGCCCCAAGGCCATCATCCTGGCCCGCTTCGTGCCGATCGTGCGCACCTTCATGCCGGTGACCGCCGGGGTGGCCAAGATGCGCTACCGCACCTTCGTCACCTACAACATCGTCGGTGGCGTGCTCTGGGGTGCCGGGGTCATCCTGCTGGGACGACTGCTGGGCAACGTGGACTTCGTGAGCAAGAACATCGAGGCCATCCTGCTGCTCATCGTGGCGCTGTCGGTGGTGCCGATCCTCGTCGAGGTGCTCCGCAACCGCCGGGCGTCCACGCGGGCCAGGACCCAGGCCGATGCAGCTGTGCGCGCCGACGCCGCCAGCGCTGCCGTCCCGACCGACGACGCGTCGGCGCAGGACGAGAGCGGCGGTACCGCCCGCGGGACCGCCGCCGTCTGA
- a CDS encoding DedA family protein: protein MPPGAQLVAATYGPLETAGPVLVWVIVLGFVLLECAFIVGLFLPGDSLLLTAGVVLAAHHSEHQAWWLAGTATVVAIVGNQVGYQVGTHAGTKVLARKGGRVLNRKNLLRATDLMHRYGFWAVVIARWIPWVRTLAPMLAGAAHMNPRRYLLASSLGALIWVPTLLLLGYYGAGLLDTVPWLLHTAVAVLVVLLVVGTAWGLFRYRQEVERPEDPDVVPAPDLPALDH, encoded by the coding sequence GTGCCGCCGGGCGCCCAGCTCGTCGCGGCGACCTACGGTCCGCTGGAGACCGCGGGCCCGGTGCTGGTGTGGGTGATCGTGCTGGGCTTCGTGCTGCTGGAGTGCGCCTTCATCGTCGGGCTGTTCCTCCCCGGCGACTCGCTGCTGCTCACCGCCGGCGTGGTGCTGGCCGCGCACCACAGCGAGCACCAGGCGTGGTGGCTGGCGGGCACGGCGACGGTGGTGGCCATCGTCGGCAACCAGGTGGGCTACCAGGTGGGCACGCACGCCGGCACCAAGGTCCTCGCCCGCAAGGGCGGCCGGGTCCTCAACCGCAAGAACCTGCTGCGCGCCACCGACCTGATGCACCGCTACGGCTTCTGGGCCGTGGTGATCGCCCGCTGGATCCCCTGGGTGCGCACCCTGGCGCCGATGCTCGCCGGGGCCGCGCACATGAACCCGCGGCGCTACCTGCTGGCCAGCAGCCTGGGTGCGCTGATCTGGGTGCCCACCCTGCTGCTGCTCGGCTACTACGGCGCCGGGTTGCTCGACACCGTCCCGTGGCTGCTGCACACCGCCGTCGCCGTGCTGGTGGTGCTGCTGGTGGTGGGCACCGCCTGGGGGTTGTTCCGCTACCGCCAGGAGGTGGAGCGCCCGGAGGACCCCGACGTGGTGCCCGCCCCCGACCTGCCGGCG